A genomic segment from Rhodothermaceae bacterium encodes:
- a CDS encoding BrxA/BrxB family bacilliredoxin — translation MPYPEHLVSPMRQELTRLGVEELRTAGQVASAFDMTPNQTMLLVVNSVCGCAAAMARPAVGLAMQNETQPDRAVTVFAGQDLEATASARDFLVGIPPSSPFMALIKGGEVVYVVERRHIEGRSAEAIAIDLVQAFDRFCGTDETAEDGPESPETVGSYAESPISSSFRSIIR, via the coding sequence ATGCCATATCCAGAACATCTTGTATCTCCAATGCGCCAGGAACTCACCCGATTGGGTGTTGAGGAATTGCGAACGGCTGGGCAGGTGGCGAGTGCATTTGATATGACCCCCAATCAGACGATGCTCCTGGTGGTCAATTCTGTGTGTGGGTGCGCTGCAGCCATGGCGCGTCCTGCTGTTGGCTTGGCCATGCAGAATGAAACTCAGCCGGATCGGGCGGTAACGGTTTTCGCAGGGCAGGACCTTGAGGCGACGGCCTCTGCACGGGATTTTTTAGTTGGCATTCCTCCGTCGTCCCCGTTTATGGCCCTTATTAAGGGTGGGGAGGTCGTGTATGTTGTCGAGCGCAGACACATTGAAGGGCGCAGTGCCGAGGCAATTGCAATAGATTTAGTCCAGGCATTTGATCGGTTTTGCGGAACCGATGAGACCGCAGAAGACGGCCCTGAGAGTCCCGAAACGGTGGGCAGCTACGCCGAAAGTCCCATTTCGTCGTCATTTCGTTCCATCATCCGCTGA
- a CDS encoding thioredoxin-dependent thiol peroxidase → MLQVGDQAPGFTGRSGDGEELQLSDFSGHRVALYFYPKDDTPGCTMEACSIRDHWEAIQEAGIVVIGVSGDSVKSHQKFAALYNLPFPLVADTEKEIMTTYGVWGEKKMYGKTFLGVKRTTFLIDESGKIVKIFKRPKNRIHGKEILDGFAQLQSPGTHQ, encoded by the coding sequence ATGTTACAAGTAGGAGATCAGGCGCCAGGCTTTACAGGACGATCAGGAGATGGGGAAGAGCTTCAGCTCAGTGATTTTTCCGGTCACAGGGTCGCCTTATACTTTTATCCCAAGGACGACACCCCCGGATGCACAATGGAAGCGTGTAGTATTCGGGATCATTGGGAGGCAATTCAGGAGGCAGGCATCGTGGTTATTGGGGTTTCTGGTGACAGCGTAAAGTCCCATCAGAAGTTTGCTGCGTTGTACAATCTGCCATTTCCTCTTGTGGCAGATACGGAAAAAGAGATCATGACTACCTATGGGGTTTGGGGAGAAAAGAAGATGTATGGAAAAACCTTTTTAGGTGTGAAGCGCACGACCTTCCTGATTGACGAGTCCGGTAAGATTGTTAAAATCTTCAAGCGCCCGAAAAACAGAATTCACGGCAAGGAAATCCTCGACGGGTTCGCACAATTGCAATCGCCGGGAACTCATCAATAG
- a CDS encoding redoxin domain-containing protein, producing MKRSFIRAKQAILYSILITVPGLACAQAEQSPQQVQVQSSFEGMLSIRAEVDPSTDYRGFEVLVAGDNAGEPDTLGYAITDSTGSFSMQVSAPRRGVYRLIISRLGQIQASGQMAIAEGDSASLVAAFPLHGRNLRIRSAENASLQAYQNIRTQHEQALVELVQSEVYDEEEVRTRVSQTTMILWNLQQTFPNSMGAELAVAESILMGTGWDDSVAVARMQQLPPSNRRYGDAARAARKAKARLGGQLAALALLDDLMERAVTDLQRAEIASERVLAHIDSMEFDAALSVTETMQDDFEGTQWAIWAERAAYEVQNLLPGMKAPAFAVREANGDSLRLQDLRGRHVVLEFYRPEDDLYQRELPGRNDMIVVLGADQVEVVSISMQPDTLVNEAFFEERDVPGRHVYGGQEVAQKYNINVLPTRYLIDPEGNLVNKYVGGTMAALHEYLMGILEQQEQ from the coding sequence ATGAAACGATCATTTATTCGAGCAAAGCAGGCAATATTGTACTCTATACTCATTACGGTACCTGGGCTGGCATGCGCCCAGGCCGAGCAGAGCCCGCAGCAGGTGCAGGTGCAGAGCTCGTTTGAGGGCATGCTGAGTATTCGCGCGGAGGTTGATCCGTCTACGGATTATCGTGGGTTCGAGGTTCTTGTGGCAGGAGACAATGCAGGTGAACCGGACACGCTTGGCTATGCGATCACCGACAGCACTGGTTCCTTCTCCATGCAGGTGAGTGCTCCGCGGCGTGGAGTGTACCGGTTGATCATCAGTCGGTTGGGGCAAATCCAGGCATCCGGTCAAATGGCAATTGCAGAAGGAGACTCCGCTTCACTGGTGGCGGCGTTCCCTTTACATGGAAGGAACTTACGTATCCGGTCTGCCGAGAATGCATCTCTGCAAGCGTATCAAAATATCCGTACACAGCACGAACAGGCGTTGGTTGAGCTTGTACAGTCGGAGGTATACGATGAGGAAGAGGTGCGTACCCGCGTTTCACAAACAACGATGATTCTATGGAATCTACAGCAGACATTCCCAAACTCTATGGGAGCTGAACTTGCAGTTGCGGAGTCAATCTTGATGGGGACCGGCTGGGATGATTCTGTTGCAGTTGCCCGGATGCAGCAGCTGCCCCCTTCAAATAGGCGCTACGGCGATGCGGCTCGGGCGGCCAGGAAGGCAAAGGCTCGCCTGGGTGGTCAGTTGGCTGCATTGGCACTGCTGGATGATCTGATGGAACGGGCGGTAACCGATCTCCAACGAGCGGAGATTGCATCCGAGCGCGTACTTGCCCATATAGACAGTATGGAGTTTGATGCTGCACTTTCAGTGACCGAAACCATGCAGGACGACTTTGAAGGTACACAGTGGGCCATATGGGCAGAACGGGCCGCGTACGAAGTGCAGAATCTGCTTCCCGGAATGAAAGCCCCCGCATTTGCGGTTCGAGAGGCCAACGGAGACTCCTTAAGGTTACAGGATTTGAGAGGCAGGCATGTAGTTCTGGAGTTCTATCGTCCGGAAGATGATTTGTATCAGCGGGAGTTACCTGGCCGTAATGATATGATTGTGGTTTTAGGGGCCGATCAGGTCGAGGTGGTCTCCATCTCCATGCAACCTGATACGCTGGTGAATGAAGCGTTTTTTGAAGAACGGGATGTCCCTGGACGGCATGTATATGGGGGACAGGAGGTTGCACAGAAGTACAATATCAATGTTCTTCCAACACGCTATCTCATTGACCCAGAAGGGAACCTTGTAAATAAGTATGTTGGAGGCACCATGGCAGCACTCCATGAATATTTGATGGGAATTTTAGAACAACAGGAACAGTAA
- the gatB gene encoding Asp-tRNA(Asn)/Glu-tRNA(Gln) amidotransferase subunit GatB, translating into MVYESVIGLEVHCQLLTASKAFSPDSAEFGAAPNQHVDPVSLGLPGTLPVLNAKVIAHAVRLGLAMNCEISERSILARKHYFYPDLPKGYQISQFEQPICAAGHLDIEAGRRIGITRIHIEEDAGKSLHDQDPVHTLLDYNRCGVPLLEIVSEPDLRSGAEANRYMQKIRQLVRYLEISDGNMEEGSLRCDANVSVRPKGTQTLGTKTEIKNMNSFRHVERAIDYEVQRQVALLRRGESVTHETRLWDDTSAETFPMRSKEEAHDYRYFPDPDLPPVLVTEAAKAAIEEEMPRLPDERYHDYVHTLQLPEYDAQVLTDERPVADYFEQALEVLQSSESDYSLPDRAKALSNFIMGDVLRTCKEKEVRMADFPIQPERLARLAHLRMDATIGSSAAQSLFEAMITDDRPPEVIARERNLIQVSDRSVLHPVVDLVLKENPKQVALYLRGKESIIGFFIGQVMRRFDGAPDPKLVHTLVKEELTRRRS; encoded by the coding sequence ATGGTGTACGAGTCTGTCATCGGTCTTGAGGTTCACTGCCAGTTGCTGACCGCATCCAAGGCGTTCAGTCCTGATTCTGCCGAGTTCGGAGCTGCTCCGAATCAACATGTTGATCCTGTGAGCCTCGGCCTGCCGGGGACCCTGCCGGTTCTCAATGCCAAGGTAATTGCACATGCAGTACGACTGGGTCTGGCCATGAACTGTGAGATTTCCGAGCGAAGTATCCTGGCACGAAAACACTACTTCTATCCGGATCTTCCCAAAGGCTATCAGATATCGCAATTTGAACAACCGATCTGCGCGGCAGGGCACCTTGACATTGAAGCGGGCCGCCGAATTGGGATTACGCGGATCCATATTGAAGAAGATGCAGGCAAGTCCCTGCATGATCAGGATCCGGTCCATACGCTTCTTGATTATAATCGCTGCGGGGTACCACTTTTGGAAATCGTTTCTGAACCTGATTTGCGATCAGGTGCCGAGGCAAACAGGTACATGCAGAAAATTCGTCAGTTGGTTCGATATCTTGAAATCAGCGACGGAAATATGGAAGAAGGTTCACTGCGCTGTGATGCGAATGTGTCTGTTCGTCCAAAGGGAACCCAGACACTCGGCACGAAGACGGAGATCAAGAACATGAACTCGTTTCGCCATGTGGAGCGGGCCATTGACTACGAAGTTCAGCGGCAGGTTGCCCTCTTGAGACGTGGAGAGAGCGTGACACACGAAACCCGCCTGTGGGACGATACATCCGCAGAGACCTTCCCCATGCGGTCAAAGGAAGAGGCACACGACTATCGCTATTTTCCGGATCCAGATTTGCCTCCTGTTCTGGTAACAGAAGCTGCCAAGGCAGCTATTGAAGAGGAGATGCCACGGCTTCCTGATGAGCGCTATCACGACTATGTTCATACATTGCAGTTACCTGAATATGATGCGCAGGTTCTGACCGACGAGCGGCCGGTTGCTGATTATTTTGAGCAGGCCCTGGAAGTGCTCCAATCCTCGGAATCTGATTATTCACTTCCTGATCGGGCAAAGGCACTGTCGAATTTTATTATGGGGGATGTGCTCAGAACCTGCAAGGAAAAAGAGGTTCGTATGGCGGATTTCCCGATTCAGCCCGAACGCTTGGCAAGATTGGCCCATTTGCGGATGGACGCTACGATTGGTTCTAGCGCTGCACAGTCGCTGTTTGAGGCCATGATCACAGATGATCGCCCCCCGGAAGTGATTGCCAGAGAACGGAACCTGATTCAGGTTTCTGATCGCAGTGTTTTGCATCCTGTTGTGGATCTGGTCCTGAAGGAAAACCCCAAACAGGTCGCATTGTATTTGCGAGGTAAGGAATCGATTATCGGGTTCTTTATCGGGCAGGTCATGCGTCGATTTGATGGAGCGCCGGATCCGAAGCTTGTTCATACCTTAGTGAAAGAAGAGTTAACCCGCCGCAGATCATGA
- a CDS encoding sugar transferase, with the protein MSRKLEFIALLITDIVATVASCILYLRIRFPDSFAILGFEGSEGQMIYPLYASLALALFWIVMLLFAGMYRERHAASRIDEIVSLAKVITVGVLILVFSIFIDELDTRGSLSIFAIYWASVLGTVTFGRVLVRSVQKALILRGYGMHRALVVGWRDQVERLYRDVAKYPAAGLQIVGAVRLGQQDNGTFNGSETEDGETVHAVERLPDMIDDLQVRDVLIALGSQDHKELAEVLRLCDGKNVALKIVPDFYSVIGGMARTEHIYGLPLIEVLATPMPAWEQYTKRLIDLIVALVILVVGMPLWIGLAIAVKVTSKGGAIYRQKRVGKKGRVFTMYKFRTMQVDAEAKTGPVWASKDDSRYTSVGRWLRKTRLDEIPQLWNVLRGNMSLVGPRPERPYFVEKLIGKVPLYNRRHRVKPGITGWAQVMWHYDSSLEDVQQKVKFDLYYIENMSLRMDLKILFRTLRAVVSGGGH; encoded by the coding sequence ATGTCCCGCAAGCTTGAATTTATCGCTTTGCTGATTACGGATATCGTTGCCACAGTAGCCTCCTGTATTCTTTACTTACGGATCAGGTTTCCAGACAGTTTTGCGATCCTTGGATTTGAGGGCTCCGAAGGGCAGATGATCTACCCTTTGTATGCCTCGTTGGCCCTCGCCCTCTTTTGGATTGTCATGCTCCTGTTCGCCGGGATGTACCGCGAACGACATGCGGCCAGTCGGATTGATGAAATTGTATCATTAGCGAAGGTAATTACGGTCGGAGTACTGATTCTTGTCTTCAGTATTTTCATCGACGAACTGGACACGAGGGGAAGCCTCTCTATTTTTGCGATCTACTGGGCCTCCGTATTGGGGACGGTTACATTTGGGCGGGTTCTTGTCCGCTCGGTGCAAAAGGCATTGATCCTACGGGGGTATGGGATGCACCGTGCACTAGTGGTTGGATGGCGGGATCAAGTCGAACGGCTATATCGGGATGTTGCCAAATATCCAGCCGCAGGCCTGCAGATCGTCGGAGCAGTGCGGTTAGGTCAACAAGATAATGGGACCTTCAACGGATCCGAAACAGAAGATGGAGAGACGGTACATGCCGTTGAGCGACTCCCGGATATGATTGACGATCTGCAGGTCCGGGATGTGCTGATCGCATTGGGATCCCAGGATCACAAGGAGCTCGCAGAGGTTCTGCGACTATGTGACGGGAAGAATGTGGCTCTCAAAATCGTCCCGGATTTCTATTCCGTGATCGGTGGTATGGCACGGACGGAACACATTTACGGCTTACCCCTGATTGAGGTACTGGCGACTCCGATGCCTGCCTGGGAGCAGTATACGAAGCGGTTGATTGATCTGATTGTCGCACTGGTCATTCTGGTTGTCGGGATGCCGCTCTGGATCGGGCTCGCCATTGCCGTGAAGGTGACATCGAAGGGAGGGGCAATTTACAGACAAAAACGTGTCGGGAAAAAGGGGCGTGTTTTTACCATGTACAAGTTCAGAACGATGCAAGTCGATGCGGAAGCGAAAACAGGGCCGGTGTGGGCTTCCAAAGATGATTCACGCTACACATCCGTTGGACGCTGGCTCCGCAAGACCCGCCTAGATGAAATACCACAGTTATGGAATGTACTGCGCGGTAACATGAGCCTGGTTGGTCCCCGTCCGGAGCGGCCGTACTTTGTAGAGAAGCTGATCGGGAAAGTGCCACTCTATAATCGGCGCCATCGCGTCAAACCTGGGATCACTGGCTGGGCCCAGGTGATGTGGCATTATGACAGTTCCCTCGAAGATGTACAGCAAAAGGTGAAGTTTGACCTGTATTACATTGAGAATATGAGCTTGCGAATGGACCTGAAAATTCTGTTCCGAACTCTGCGGGCCGTAGTATCTGGAGGCGGTCATTGA
- a CDS encoding capsule assembly Wzi family protein, with product MLRDLVSSSTGWGLPRLRMKRMNEFTVMAFLYRYSFLYSVLLCLLLSSLFALPASPVLAQGNRLLPTNDYAYEYIVRLQRRGHLLDLNPTSLPYRRKEIWDALSQIDTTRLNSSEHHWVDLLRKKLRPPSTSDDQVAVGYTFMAGTDVINSDRIDPVRPQGDAINFYWHGTAASGYLDAGPVVAEMSLFHSRYYDRDPDGIDAGLRLMARSEHSYVGWNHRWLSAYIGRWDVHWGSSGDASTIISSNARSRDQVFLRIGGDRASVTAILSELDSAVDGRYYTGRAADDSVKFGSTRRFHAAHRWDYRPTRKFMLSFMESAIYSGPGASLSLKYLNPVNPFTFVVDNVPKNDDNNGFLAGLLWAQFKRLTLQGQFMVDDIRLQANTGPETITFVLTGSAAYALPKADLKLTLETVTSRAYNAPQVEGQYIHLNRGLATQFSDYVHTSLSLEFYMDHRVRGLRFGPKVDLLLQGERDMRQPFPAKTESVRNLLDGDIEPTFRGSMRFTYQPVHWWWVAADGGINVSGNNQHRFVGLINAGILLTLDRTIKLWDS from the coding sequence ATGCTCCGAGATCTGGTCAGTTCATCTACGGGATGGGGGCTTCCAAGACTGAGGATGAAGCGTATGAATGAATTCACCGTGATGGCATTTTTGTATCGCTACTCATTCCTGTACTCTGTACTGCTTTGCCTGTTGCTTAGCAGCCTGTTTGCACTGCCGGCCAGTCCAGTCCTGGCTCAGGGCAATCGTCTCCTGCCTACGAATGACTATGCCTACGAATATATTGTGCGACTTCAACGCCGGGGACACTTACTGGACTTGAATCCAACATCCCTGCCCTATCGAAGAAAAGAGATATGGGATGCACTGAGTCAAATAGACACTACAAGGCTGAACAGCTCAGAACATCACTGGGTAGATCTACTTCGGAAAAAGCTCCGGCCACCTTCAACCTCCGACGATCAGGTTGCGGTCGGATATACATTTATGGCGGGAACAGATGTGATCAACAGTGACCGCATCGACCCTGTGCGCCCCCAAGGAGATGCAATCAATTTCTATTGGCACGGCACCGCGGCTAGCGGCTACCTGGATGCCGGACCTGTGGTGGCAGAAATGTCCCTGTTTCACAGCCGCTATTATGACCGGGACCCAGACGGTATCGATGCTGGACTGCGCCTGATGGCGCGAAGCGAACATTCCTATGTCGGTTGGAATCACCGCTGGTTATCTGCCTACATCGGCCGATGGGACGTGCACTGGGGATCCTCTGGAGATGCCTCCACGATAATCAGTAGCAACGCACGCAGCCGTGATCAGGTATTCCTACGAATTGGAGGCGATCGTGCATCAGTGACTGCTATTCTGAGCGAACTCGACAGTGCTGTCGACGGGCGATACTATACCGGGCGGGCAGCCGACGATTCCGTCAAATTCGGCAGTACCCGCAGATTCCACGCTGCCCATCGCTGGGATTACCGTCCGACCAGAAAATTCATGCTCAGCTTCATGGAATCTGCGATCTATTCAGGCCCAGGGGCTTCACTCTCTCTGAAATATCTTAACCCCGTCAATCCATTCACATTTGTCGTCGATAACGTTCCGAAAAATGATGATAATAATGGCTTTCTGGCAGGACTCTTATGGGCACAGTTCAAACGCCTCACGCTTCAGGGACAATTCATGGTTGATGATATTCGTCTACAGGCGAATACAGGGCCGGAGACCATTACCTTCGTTTTGACTGGTTCTGCCGCTTATGCCTTGCCGAAAGCGGACTTGAAGTTGACTCTGGAAACCGTCACCTCAAGAGCCTACAATGCACCCCAGGTTGAAGGGCAGTATATCCATCTCAATCGGGGGCTGGCAACTCAGTTCAGCGACTATGTGCATACGTCTTTGTCTCTTGAATTTTACATGGATCACCGGGTTCGGGGATTACGGTTTGGGCCGAAGGTGGACCTGTTGCTTCAGGGCGAGCGGGATATGCGCCAACCATTCCCCGCAAAAACAGAATCCGTGCGTAATCTCTTGGATGGTGACATAGAGCCTACCTTCCGAGGATCCATGAGATTCACGTATCAACCTGTGCATTGGTGGTGGGTTGCTGCAGATGGGGGCATTAATGTGTCCGGTAACAATCAACATCGATTCGTAGGACTCATCAACGCCGGGATCCTACTCACACTTGACAGGACTATCAAGCTTTGGGATTCGTGA
- a CDS encoding hydrolase Nlp/P60, with protein MRAYVLLCGVCLAGCSQTEQLRTQEPLPLQAVSSVNPAIPSAAIESELRAFAVSWQGTPHLEGGSSRSGIDAPGLVVAVADQILGLSFPHSTARQLGFGKEVERASLMPGDIVFFRPTSMPRHVGIYLGSQEFLHAWPEDGVSIGRMDEPYWSGAYWVGRRVLVGQDSVLTPITSEEPPDSLRRRRVGW; from the coding sequence ATGCGTGCATACGTTCTTCTCTGCGGCGTCTGCCTCGCGGGTTGCTCTCAGACCGAGCAACTGCGTACACAAGAGCCCTTGCCGTTGCAGGCAGTTTCTTCCGTGAACCCCGCCATACCTTCCGCAGCCATCGAGTCGGAATTGCGTGCCTTTGCAGTATCCTGGCAGGGAACCCCGCACTTGGAAGGCGGAAGTTCCAGGTCGGGAATCGATGCTCCCGGGCTTGTTGTGGCAGTAGCTGACCAAATTCTCGGGCTGTCCTTTCCCCACTCAACGGCGCGGCAACTAGGATTCGGCAAAGAAGTTGAACGCGCCTCCCTCATGCCGGGTGATATTGTTTTCTTCCGACCAACCAGCATGCCGAGACATGTGGGAATCTACCTTGGCTCGCAGGAGTTTCTACATGCTTGGCCGGAAGATGGAGTATCTATCGGACGTATGGATGAACCGTACTGGAGTGGAGCCTACTGGGTTGGACGACGCGTCCTAGTGGGCCAGGATTCAGTGCTTACCCCTATTACGTCAGAAGAGCCTCCTGACAGTCTCAGAAGGCGGCGTGTAGGATGGTAA
- a CDS encoding dehydrogenase — protein sequence MLRLIRHNRISKWFSGYGQEAIAVGCTWALEETDVILPLHRNLGVWTTREVPMRPLFSQIMGKAGGYTMGRDRTFHFGLPEKRIVGMISHLGAMLPVACGIAQAAQLKGTHEIAVVFCGEGATREGDFHEACSLAGVWNLPVLFVIENNGYGLSTPSEEALPITNLADAALGYGFPGVSIDGNDVLSVVTAVRSAAAHAREGKGPTLLEMKTFRRRGHEEASGVKYVPKALIKEWEAKDPVDQYTAQLIKKKVISPEEVKKMRDEISESVEEASEYALAQPLVESTPSREKSAVYAVGSESLRQPGGKQSELRFVDAVCEAMRQAMEEDERVLLMGQDVAEYGGVFKASAGLLEQFGPARVRNTPIIESGILGAALGLALEGFRPIIEMQYADFISCGFNQIVNNLATTHYRWNAPVNVTIRAPFGGHIGAGPFHSQSKEAWFCHVPGLKVVIPSTPYDAKGLLLASIADPNPVLYFEHKYLYRSQRGLVPNAAFDIPLGKAACLHLGEDATIVTYGLCVQWALEEAHLQRKKGVSIEVIDLRTLLPWDQGTVLQSLKKTGRLLVLHEATMTGGFGAEIAARITEEAFEYLDAPPMRVASLDTSVPFSINLETEIFSPHARLKEALAQLLAY from the coding sequence ATGCTCCGACTCATCCGCCATAACCGTATATCAAAATGGTTCAGCGGTTATGGTCAGGAAGCCATTGCAGTCGGTTGTACTTGGGCACTGGAAGAAACCGATGTGATTCTGCCACTGCACCGAAACCTAGGTGTATGGACCACGCGAGAAGTGCCAATGCGACCGCTGTTCTCTCAGATCATGGGGAAAGCCGGGGGATATACCATGGGGCGGGACCGGACATTTCACTTTGGGCTGCCAGAAAAGCGTATCGTGGGAATGATCTCTCACTTGGGTGCCATGTTGCCGGTTGCCTGCGGGATCGCACAAGCGGCCCAACTCAAGGGCACGCACGAGATTGCCGTTGTTTTTTGCGGAGAGGGTGCCACGAGGGAAGGGGATTTTCATGAAGCCTGCAGTCTGGCGGGTGTCTGGAATTTGCCCGTACTATTTGTCATCGAGAACAATGGATACGGCCTCTCAACGCCAAGCGAAGAGGCGCTGCCTATCACCAACCTAGCCGATGCAGCACTTGGATATGGGTTTCCGGGAGTATCCATTGATGGCAACGATGTGTTGAGTGTTGTTACTGCGGTCCGCAGCGCCGCCGCACATGCTCGGGAAGGCAAAGGTCCCACACTTCTTGAAATGAAGACGTTCCGGCGCCGCGGCCACGAGGAAGCCTCGGGAGTCAAGTATGTGCCCAAAGCATTGATCAAGGAGTGGGAAGCGAAGGATCCGGTAGATCAATACACTGCCCAGTTGATCAAAAAGAAGGTCATTTCTCCCGAGGAAGTGAAAAAGATGCGGGACGAGATATCTGAGTCGGTGGAGGAGGCATCCGAGTATGCACTGGCGCAGCCGCTAGTGGAAAGCACTCCTTCCAGGGAAAAAAGTGCGGTGTATGCGGTTGGAAGCGAGTCGCTTCGCCAGCCTGGGGGCAAGCAGTCCGAACTCCGTTTTGTTGACGCAGTCTGTGAGGCGATGCGACAGGCAATGGAAGAGGATGAACGTGTCCTGCTGATGGGACAGGATGTGGCGGAGTATGGAGGGGTGTTTAAAGCTTCGGCAGGACTTTTGGAGCAGTTCGGGCCTGCGCGTGTACGCAATACTCCGATCATAGAAAGTGGGATACTGGGAGCTGCCTTGGGGCTGGCCTTGGAGGGCTTTCGCCCTATCATAGAAATGCAGTATGCCGACTTTATTTCGTGTGGGTTTAATCAGATTGTGAATAACCTAGCCACGACCCATTATCGATGGAATGCACCGGTGAATGTGACCATACGCGCTCCGTTTGGGGGGCATATCGGTGCCGGCCCCTTTCATTCCCAGTCCAAGGAAGCCTGGTTCTGCCATGTTCCGGGATTGAAAGTGGTGATCCCATCCACTCCCTATGATGCAAAAGGGCTGCTTCTCGCTTCCATTGCAGATCCGAATCCGGTTCTGTACTTTGAGCATAAGTATCTCTATCGCAGTCAGCGTGGGTTAGTACCAAATGCTGCGTTTGATATCCCCCTGGGAAAAGCGGCCTGCCTGCACCTTGGTGAGGATGCCACGATTGTTACGTACGGACTCTGTGTGCAGTGGGCCCTGGAGGAAGCGCACCTGCAACGGAAAAAGGGAGTTTCTATTGAAGTGATCGATTTGCGTACACTGTTGCCTTGGGACCAGGGCACAGTTTTGCAATCCTTGAAGAAGACAGGTCGTCTTCTGGTTTTGCATGAGGCAACCATGACGGGAGGCTTCGGTGCCGAGATTGCTGCAAGGATTACGGAGGAAGCGTTTGAATATCTGGATGCACCGCCGATGCGGGTGGCCAGCTTGGATACATCAGTGCCTTTTTCGATCAATTTGGAAACGGAGATTTTTTCCCCCCATGCGCGCTTGAAGGAAGCACTTGCGCAATTACTGGCATATTAG
- a CDS encoding SprT family zinc-dependent metalloprotease yields MNYRKILTDCNGANWQVLFDIGDQVKFSTSPHVYQTGTIKKLNPKRAVVDCDTSIWNVSYGLLNHVSDATSNERYQRLERLAKIAKQARKLMDQHGLQNWSVGFNGSLRRLGTCNYRKKQILLSQTQSVRRTPAETTDVILHEIAHALAGSDAGHGLKWKAIASRIGARPKSCAAESTEVSEKQQAIKKALQVGETVTFKNRKQQTLTGVVIRKNPKTATVEVSGGIWRISYIRLTISQPVK; encoded by the coding sequence ATGAACTACCGCAAAATCCTGACTGACTGTAACGGTGCAAACTGGCAGGTTCTGTTTGATATTGGCGATCAGGTGAAGTTCAGTACCAGCCCCCATGTGTACCAGACCGGTACAATCAAAAAACTTAACCCAAAGCGCGCCGTGGTAGATTGTGATACCTCTATCTGGAATGTCTCCTATGGCCTACTGAATCACGTAAGTGATGCAACTAGCAACGAACGTTATCAGCGATTAGAACGATTAGCAAAAATTGCCAAGCAAGCCCGGAAACTGATGGACCAGCATGGACTGCAGAACTGGTCGGTCGGTTTTAATGGTTCACTCCGACGGCTGGGTACATGCAATTACAGAAAGAAACAGATCCTGCTAAGCCAGACACAATCTGTACGTCGAACACCTGCCGAGACAACCGATGTCATACTCCACGAGATTGCGCACGCACTGGCGGGATCGGATGCTGGTCACGGACTGAAATGGAAAGCGATTGCATCCCGTATTGGGGCCAGACCAAAATCCTGTGCTGCAGAATCTACAGAGGTTTCAGAAAAACAGCAGGCCATTAAAAAAGCTCTTCAAGTCGGTGAGACCGTTACATTCAAGAACAGGAAACAGCAGACCTTAACGGGTGTTGTCATACGTAAGAATCCAAAAACTGCCACCGTGGAGGTTTCGGGAGGGATTTGGCGAATATCCTACATCAGACTCACGATCTCGCAACCTGTCAAATGA